The following proteins are encoded in a genomic region of Streptomyces sp. NBC_01723:
- a CDS encoding TadE family type IV pilus minor pilin — MTAETAVVLPVLVVFAMALVWGLLVVAAQIQCVDAARTGARAAARQDPDGAVVELAREAAPRGARVTVAREAGLVRVVVVAAPPALHGLPFEVREEAVASAERAVGAEP, encoded by the coding sequence GTGACCGCCGAGACGGCCGTGGTGCTGCCGGTGTTGGTGGTGTTCGCCATGGCGCTGGTGTGGGGGCTGCTGGTGGTGGCCGCCCAGATCCAGTGCGTGGACGCGGCCCGCACGGGCGCACGCGCGGCGGCACGCCAGGACCCGGACGGCGCGGTCGTCGAGCTCGCCCGGGAGGCGGCGCCGCGCGGGGCACGCGTCACGGTCGCCCGGGAGGCGGGCCTGGTCCGTGTGGTCGTGGTGGCCGCGCCACCGGCGTTGCACGGCCTCCCCTTCGAGGTACGGGAGGAAGCCGTGGCGTCGGCCGAGCGAGCGGTGGGGGCGGAGCCGTGA
- a CDS encoding DUF4244 domain-containing protein: MYQAVRARLSALVCGARTALRRRGARRDAGMVTSEYAMGIVAAVAFAVVLYKVVTSGTVSAELQGIVKRALDARM, translated from the coding sequence ATGTATCAGGCGGTACGGGCACGGCTGAGTGCCCTGGTGTGCGGAGCACGGACGGCGTTGCGGCGACGGGGCGCGCGGCGGGACGCGGGCATGGTCACGTCGGAGTACGCGATGGGGATCGTCGCGGCGGTGGCCTTCGCCGTGGTCCTCTACAAGGTCGTGACGAGCGGTACGGTCAGCGCCGAGTTGCAGGGCATCGTGAAGCGGGCGCTCGATGCGCGGATGTGA